The following proteins come from a genomic window of Paenibacillus sp. CAA11:
- a CDS encoding SpoIID/LytB domain-containing protein, with protein MNNKKMRKRFKSWAGGLAAGLLLVGMLQWPTHADAAAQQRVRVAMFLDLGSTYRSTSPAITLKSAGELSIGPKADSGFISWVQVPAGEAVRFSVDSYRVKAMETTSFDTAAAAAKKLQATAHKPIVFVDKSSAGITYEVYTGMYASEASAQAAATAVAKTLSGQLGTQKPEVRGGLYLAAATSVSKADADGIRSQIEALGYDAWIVMTGGGGDKPSYNVWVGEASSSTQLAATKSGLQQKMPQLQLTPVNASAPALILRSDATNNLNSPVALDHYMLSGDNAKLWVQGDATNPATLTERSARKYRGDFEISLVNGQLALVNELPLEQYLYSVVGGEVSSSWPLEALKAQAVAARSYALFPNETKFKIAGLVDTTLSQVYSGVSTEAPSIIQAVDETADEVLKSNGKLIEGIFGSNSGGMTADPSEVWKSVNTTYAAVESKEDVAAVKGLKKWLHIQLASGQTGYVREDNAKLTGDATAAGLKYMTVTASKTNVRPIPMVQSSVNPVATMNPGDKAVVLETVDESNSYSWIRGPYSSAELLKLLKGKITGSLPTSITSLEVTGRGPSGRATEIQANGQVLSVKYPDLFRSAFGGLPSTRFDIVETGRYTVQGANGQRTLDSGSGAVLSASGKTTVSGNLVIMNGQQKARALSDANTFLFAGQGNGHGMGLSQWGAKGMADAGYDYIAILQHYYQNVTITKD; from the coding sequence GTGAATAATAAGAAGATGCGTAAGAGGTTTAAAAGTTGGGCCGGAGGGCTCGCTGCCGGCTTGCTGCTGGTAGGTATGCTACAATGGCCGACCCATGCTGATGCTGCTGCACAGCAGCGGGTCCGAGTAGCTATGTTTTTAGATCTAGGCAGCACTTATAGATCCACTAGTCCAGCAATAACGCTTAAGTCTGCTGGAGAGCTCAGCATTGGACCTAAAGCAGATTCAGGATTTATATCATGGGTTCAGGTGCCTGCGGGCGAAGCTGTTCGATTTAGCGTGGATAGTTACCGCGTAAAAGCCATGGAAACCACAAGCTTTGATACTGCGGCGGCGGCAGCCAAAAAGCTGCAGGCTACAGCACATAAACCTATTGTTTTTGTTGACAAAAGCAGTGCTGGCATTACCTATGAGGTATATACCGGAATGTACGCGAGTGAGGCTTCCGCTCAAGCGGCCGCCACTGCAGTTGCCAAGACCTTATCCGGGCAGCTGGGAACCCAGAAGCCCGAAGTTAGAGGCGGATTGTATTTAGCTGCTGCAACCTCTGTAAGCAAGGCCGATGCGGATGGAATCCGCAGCCAAATTGAAGCCTTGGGATATGATGCCTGGATCGTTATGACCGGTGGGGGGGGCGACAAGCCGTCCTACAACGTATGGGTTGGTGAGGCGTCCAGCAGTACACAGCTGGCAGCTACGAAAAGTGGTCTACAGCAGAAGATGCCACAGCTTCAGTTAACCCCGGTAAATGCGTCCGCACCCGCGTTGATTCTTCGGAGCGACGCGACGAACAACTTGAACAGCCCGGTTGCATTAGATCATTATATGCTCAGTGGAGACAATGCCAAGCTTTGGGTTCAGGGGGACGCGACGAATCCTGCGACCTTGACGGAGCGATCTGCCCGTAAATATCGCGGAGATTTTGAAATTAGCCTAGTGAACGGACAATTAGCTCTGGTCAATGAGCTTCCGCTTGAGCAATATCTGTATTCTGTAGTTGGAGGAGAAGTCTCATCTTCTTGGCCGTTGGAGGCTCTTAAGGCACAGGCCGTGGCAGCCCGCAGCTATGCCTTGTTTCCAAACGAAACCAAGTTTAAAATTGCGGGTCTGGTAGATACAACACTTAGCCAAGTATATTCCGGTGTGAGCACAGAGGCCCCAAGCATCATTCAAGCTGTGGATGAAACGGCCGATGAAGTACTGAAGAGTAACGGTAAATTGATAGAGGGCATCTTTGGCTCAAACAGCGGGGGAATGACTGCAGATCCTTCGGAAGTGTGGAAAAGTGTGAATACGACCTATGCAGCGGTGGAGAGTAAGGAAGATGTGGCGGCCGTCAAAGGATTGAAGAAATGGCTGCATATTCAGCTGGCCAGCGGCCAAACTGGCTATGTCAGAGAAGACAATGCTAAGCTGACAGGCGATGCTACGGCAGCTGGGCTGAAATATATGACTGTAACCGCCAGTAAGACCAATGTGCGGCCGATCCCGATGGTCCAATCCTCGGTGAACCCTGTTGCCACTATGAATCCCGGAGACAAAGCGGTTGTGCTTGAAACGGTGGACGAGTCGAACTCATACTCTTGGATTCGGGGGCCCTATTCTTCTGCCGAGCTGTTAAAGCTGTTAAAAGGGAAGATTACAGGCTCCTTGCCTACTTCCATAACGTCTTTGGAAGTAACAGGGCGCGGCCCATCCGGACGGGCTACAGAAATTCAAGCTAATGGTCAAGTTCTGAGCGTTAAATACCCTGACTTGTTCCGGTCAGCCTTTGGCGGCCTACCAAGCACACGGTTTGATATTGTTGAGACCGGAAGGTATACTGTACAAGGTGCAAATGGTCAAAGAACTCTAGACTCTGGCTCGGGGGCCGTTCTATCTGCTTCAGGGAAGACGACCGTGAGCGGCAATCTGGTCATCATGAATGGTCAGCAGAAGGCTAGAGCTTTGTCGGATGCGAACACCTTTCTATTTGCCGGCCAAGGCAATGGACACGGCATGGGGCTCTCGCAATGGGGAGCTAAAGGAATGGCAGATGCAGGGTATGATTATATTGCGATTTTGCAACACTATTATCAAAATGTAACAATAACAAAGGACTGA
- the queA gene encoding tRNA preQ1(34) S-adenosylmethionine ribosyltransferase-isomerase QueA — protein MDVDIYDFELPERLIAQTPLPERAASRLLTLNKETGEIRHHHFSDIVDYLQPGDTLVLNNTKVLPARLFGVKEDTGAKAEVLLLKNLEGDKWEALVKPGKKLKKGSIIVFGDELKATIEEEGEMGGRVLSFSYKGIFNEILDRLGQMPLPPYIKEQLEDRNRYQTVYAKHEGSAAAPTAGLHFTEELLDAIKAKGVTIAFVTLHVGLGTFRPMSVDKVEDHVMHEEYYILPQETADLLNETKARGGRVIAVGTTSARTLETVAGKCDGGKLVKSSGWTGIFIYPGYTFKLVDALITNFHLPKSTLVMLVSALAGRERIMKAYQEAIQEEYRFFSFGDAMFIY, from the coding sequence ATGGATGTAGATATTTATGATTTCGAACTGCCTGAGCGCCTAATAGCCCAGACGCCTTTGCCTGAACGAGCTGCTTCCCGTCTTTTAACCTTAAACAAAGAGACAGGGGAAATTCGTCATCATCATTTCAGTGATATTGTAGACTATCTCCAGCCGGGAGATACGTTGGTCTTAAATAACACGAAGGTGCTGCCAGCAAGACTGTTTGGCGTGAAGGAGGACACCGGGGCGAAAGCAGAGGTTCTTCTCCTTAAGAACTTAGAGGGGGATAAGTGGGAGGCCTTGGTTAAGCCGGGCAAGAAGCTGAAGAAAGGCTCGATTATCGTGTTTGGGGACGAGCTTAAGGCGACGATTGAAGAGGAAGGCGAAATGGGTGGGCGCGTTCTTTCATTCAGCTATAAGGGCATCTTCAATGAAATTCTTGATCGATTGGGACAAATGCCTTTGCCTCCCTATATTAAGGAGCAGCTGGAGGATCGGAATCGCTATCAGACCGTATATGCCAAGCATGAAGGTTCAGCAGCTGCACCAACTGCCGGTCTGCATTTTACAGAAGAACTACTGGATGCGATCAAGGCAAAAGGAGTTACTATAGCCTTTGTTACCCTTCATGTAGGACTTGGAACGTTCCGGCCAATGTCTGTGGACAAGGTTGAAGATCATGTGATGCATGAAGAATATTACATTCTTCCGCAAGAGACAGCGGATCTACTTAATGAGACTAAGGCTAGAGGCGGAAGGGTTATTGCTGTGGGTACAACTTCGGCGCGAACCTTGGAGACGGTTGCGGGAAAATGTGATGGAGGCAAGCTGGTGAAGTCCAGCGGATGGACAGGGATTTTTATTTACCCGGGCTATACCTTCAAATTGGTTGATGCATTGATTACGAACTTTCATCTGCCGAAATCGACATTGGTGATGCTGGTTAGTGCGCTTGCCGGAAGAGAACGCATCATGAAAGCTTATCAGGAAGCCATTCAAGAAGAATATCGCTTCTTCAGCTTCGGTGATGCTATGTTTATTTACTAA
- the yajC gene encoding preprotein translocase subunit YajC — protein MLQFFPAAAQAPAGNSLLGIVVPLVIMFAVFYFLLIRPNQKKQKTRTSMLNALKKGDKIVTIGGLHGTIVELTDDVVVLRVNDVTKLTFDRNAISHSINTSTETA, from the coding sequence ATGCTACAATTTTTTCCTGCGGCAGCGCAAGCGCCTGCTGGTAACTCTTTATTAGGGATTGTCGTACCTTTGGTAATCATGTTTGCAGTGTTTTATTTTCTTCTGATTCGTCCGAATCAGAAGAAACAGAAGACGCGGACGAGCATGCTGAACGCTTTGAAGAAAGGCGACAAGATCGTTACGATTGGCGGGCTTCACGGTACGATTGTAGAGTTAACAGACGATGTAGTTGTGCTTCGTGTGAATGATGTGACGAAGTTGACATTTGATCGTAATGCTATCAGTCACAGCATTAACACAAGCACAGAAACGGCCTAA
- the ruvC gene encoding crossover junction endodeoxyribonuclease RuvC, translated as MRILGIDPGIAIVGFGFIDKQGSKCVPVQYGCIQTEAHTPEAERLLHVYEGMQQLIEKYKPDAVAFEKLFFNRNVTTAMPVSQARGVLVLAAVQNGLPIAEYTPMQIKQAIVGYGKAEKRQVQEMTRMFLKLQKIPKPDDVADALAVAICHAHSYTLNSKLNEVLRS; from the coding sequence TTGCGCATATTGGGAATTGACCCCGGAATCGCTATTGTCGGTTTCGGATTTATTGATAAACAAGGCAGTAAGTGTGTACCCGTGCAATACGGCTGTATTCAGACAGAGGCACATACGCCGGAGGCAGAGAGACTTTTGCATGTCTATGAAGGGATGCAGCAGCTGATTGAGAAGTATAAGCCGGATGCTGTAGCTTTTGAAAAATTATTCTTTAATCGAAATGTTACGACGGCTATGCCTGTCAGTCAGGCAAGGGGGGTCCTTGTTCTGGCTGCTGTTCAGAACGGGCTGCCTATTGCAGAATATACGCCAATGCAGATTAAGCAAGCTATTGTAGGCTATGGCAAGGCTGAGAAGCGCCAAGTTCAAGAGATGACCAGGATGTTTCTCAAGCTTCAGAAGATTCCTAAGCCTGATGATGTAGCCGATGCACTTGCTGTGGCTATCTGTCATGCTCATTCTTATACGCTAAATTCCAAGTTAAACGAGGTATTGCGCTCATGA
- the spoVB gene encoding stage V sporulation protein B has product MNKQSFIRGTMILLAAGIINRLLGFIPRIMLPRVIGAEGVGLYQLGYPFFLVLVTLISGGVPLAVAKLVSEAESEGRPERSLTVLRTSLILSAAAGILAMFFCLFGASWITKNILTDGRVYYSFISMSPMIVIVALSSVFRGYFQGKQNMIPSAASSIAETLARILCVLWFSYLLLPKGIAFAAAGAMLGVLAGELVGLATLLWQYWKQRAHKQQLDKPLPTTSKSKKTSRDYPPLTAARRMLRIAIPVTGGRLVGSLSYLLESITTAQSLAIAGVATAIATAQYGALQGMIIPLLLLPGALTSSLAVSLVPSLAEAQARGDQRTIHKRLHQSLRLALVTGAPFAVLMYVMAEPLCVLLYDNAEIAGMLKMMAPFALFMYIQAPLQATLQALDKPGRALVNTLIGAVIKIGLILYLASNPALGIYGAIIASIVNMLIVTLLHGQAVIRLIHFRFPTLDVIKVTCGMIIMAAITTFLYQRIHWFKFEWLQAIAASTTAVLAYLALMVGMGLIDRHDMTRVPIIGKWFK; this is encoded by the coding sequence TTGAATAAACAATCATTTATACGTGGAACTATGATTCTGCTTGCCGCCGGGATCATTAACCGGCTCCTTGGCTTCATCCCGCGGATTATGCTCCCTCGGGTCATCGGCGCTGAAGGAGTTGGGCTGTATCAGCTGGGATACCCGTTCTTTCTCGTTCTCGTTACGCTCATATCCGGCGGCGTGCCGCTAGCGGTAGCCAAGCTGGTATCTGAAGCTGAATCGGAGGGGCGGCCTGAGCGCTCCCTGACTGTTCTTAGAACAAGCTTGATCCTTTCAGCGGCTGCCGGGATCCTGGCGATGTTCTTTTGCTTATTTGGTGCATCATGGATCACAAAGAACATTTTAACGGATGGACGAGTCTACTATTCCTTTATCAGCATGAGCCCTATGATTGTCATCGTTGCGCTCTCTTCTGTCTTTCGGGGTTATTTCCAGGGAAAACAGAACATGATTCCCTCTGCAGCTTCGTCGATTGCAGAGACCCTTGCACGCATTCTCTGCGTCCTGTGGTTCTCGTATCTCTTACTCCCTAAAGGGATAGCGTTCGCAGCCGCTGGTGCAATGCTTGGCGTACTGGCTGGCGAACTTGTCGGCCTAGCTACTCTGCTCTGGCAGTATTGGAAGCAGCGGGCACATAAGCAGCAGCTGGATAAGCCCCTGCCTACCACTTCAAAATCTAAAAAAACCAGCCGGGATTACCCGCCATTAACCGCGGCACGCAGAATGCTAAGAATAGCCATACCCGTGACAGGTGGAAGGTTGGTGGGTTCGCTCTCATACCTTCTGGAATCCATTACAACAGCTCAAAGCCTGGCCATTGCAGGTGTAGCCACAGCCATTGCAACGGCTCAATACGGTGCGCTCCAAGGCATGATTATTCCGCTGCTACTACTTCCCGGAGCACTTACGTCATCGCTCGCGGTGTCGCTTGTCCCTTCTTTAGCAGAAGCGCAGGCGCGGGGAGATCAAAGAACGATACACAAGCGGCTGCACCAATCCCTAAGGCTTGCTCTCGTTACAGGCGCTCCATTCGCTGTGCTAATGTATGTGATGGCAGAGCCTCTCTGCGTTCTGCTTTATGATAATGCAGAGATTGCAGGAATGCTGAAAATGATGGCTCCATTCGCACTGTTTATGTATATACAAGCCCCGTTGCAAGCAACCCTGCAAGCACTGGATAAACCGGGCCGAGCACTGGTCAATACCTTGATTGGCGCAGTGATTAAGATCGGATTAATTCTCTACCTTGCCTCCAACCCGGCCTTAGGCATTTATGGTGCCATTATCGCAAGCATTGTTAATATGTTAATTGTGACGCTCCTGCACGGGCAGGCGGTTATCCGCCTGATTCATTTTCGCTTTCCAACACTTGATGTGATCAAAGTGACCTGTGGAATGATTATTATGGCGGCAATAACTACCTTTCTATATCAGAGAATTCACTGGTTTAAGTTCGAATGGCTTCAGGCCATAGCTGCATCCACTACTGCTGTGCTGGCATATCTGGCACTAATGGTTGGAATGGGGCTAATTGATCGGCACGATATGACCCGCGTTCCAATCATCGGCAAGTGGTTCAAGTAG
- a CDS encoding phosphatase PAP2 family protein has protein sequence MLYDSMYLVSLLTLLVTILLIWYGTGRNPFSAAYIFLHRLVTSRRFLLLFAIMAGVLVANKYELQLEKIIDSKADFTPLFFHIEGHFVQNFQQLFHHQWVTEVTAFFYVVVFQSLLIASIGVYAGSRNYVYMYATCMTVILNYAVAIPFYLFFPVNEVWSYAPSGVTFYMLEAFPKFEEIYRPLSGLDNCFPSLHTAISASMAILAVRSGNRRWAITISICAAMIIFAIFYMGIHWLIDMLGGLLLAMVATTLAIKWAERLVDKQQSQLPVTLNY, from the coding sequence TTGCTTTATGATTCAATGTACCTGGTATCCTTATTAACTTTACTTGTAACCATTCTGCTGATCTGGTATGGTACCGGTCGAAATCCTTTTTCTGCAGCCTATATTTTCTTACACCGGCTAGTGACCTCTCGCCGTTTTCTTCTGCTCTTTGCCATCATGGCAGGTGTGCTCGTAGCCAATAAATACGAATTGCAGTTAGAGAAGATTATAGACAGTAAAGCAGACTTCACACCGCTATTTTTCCATATTGAAGGGCACTTTGTTCAGAATTTCCAGCAGCTGTTTCATCATCAATGGGTAACCGAGGTGACTGCATTTTTTTATGTAGTCGTATTCCAATCCTTACTGATCGCATCCATTGGGGTTTATGCCGGCAGCAGAAATTACGTGTACATGTACGCTACATGTATGACAGTAATTCTGAATTACGCAGTAGCTATTCCATTCTATCTTTTCTTTCCGGTAAATGAAGTATGGTCCTATGCTCCTTCCGGTGTTACCTTTTATATGCTCGAAGCGTTTCCTAAGTTTGAAGAAATATACCGGCCACTATCCGGACTGGACAACTGTTTTCCAAGTCTGCATACAGCGATCTCAGCTTCCATGGCCATTCTGGCTGTACGTTCAGGCAATCGCCGCTGGGCGATCACCATTTCGATCTGTGCCGCTATGATCATCTTCGCCATTTTCTATATGGGGATTCACTGGTTAATAGATATGCTTGGCGGATTATTACTTGCTATGGTTGCCACAACACTTGCCATCAAATGGGCAGAGCGACTTGTTGACAAGCAGCAAAGCCAGCTTCCAGTCACCCTGAACTATTAA
- the ruvB gene encoding Holliday junction branch migration DNA helicase RuvB, producing MDDRIISANLMMEDQAVELSLRPRYLAEYIGQNQIKENLKIYIEAAKMRKEALDHVLLYGPPGLGKTTLANIIANELGVSLRTTSGPAIERPGDLAALLTNLQEGDVLFIDEIHRLHRTVEEVLYPAMEDYALDIMIGKGPSARSVRLDLPPFTLIGATTRAGLLSAPLRDRFGVVSRLEFYSVNELSYIVSRGADILGIEIIGDAAEEVALRSRGTPRIANRLLKRVRDFAQVRGDGMITPEIAKEALHMIQVDSMGLDQIDHKMLRAMITSFRGGPVGLDTIAATIGEESQTIEDVYEPYLLQIGFMQRTPRGRMVTPAAYQHLGLPMPEQR from the coding sequence ATGGATGACCGGATCATATCGGCAAATTTAATGATGGAGGATCAGGCGGTTGAGCTTAGCTTGCGGCCCCGCTATTTGGCGGAATATATCGGACAGAATCAAATCAAGGAAAATTTGAAGATATACATCGAAGCCGCGAAGATGCGCAAAGAGGCACTGGATCATGTACTGCTCTATGGCCCGCCGGGCCTCGGAAAGACCACGCTGGCCAACATCATAGCGAACGAGCTAGGAGTAAGCTTGCGGACGACTTCGGGACCGGCGATTGAACGGCCAGGCGACTTGGCGGCCCTGCTGACAAATTTGCAGGAAGGCGATGTGCTCTTCATTGATGAAATCCACCGCTTGCACCGCACCGTAGAAGAGGTGCTTTATCCAGCAATGGAGGACTATGCGCTTGATATTATGATCGGTAAAGGACCAAGCGCGCGTTCCGTAAGACTTGATCTTCCTCCGTTCACATTGATTGGAGCAACGACTCGTGCAGGATTGCTGTCAGCTCCACTGCGCGACCGCTTTGGTGTTGTAAGTCGGCTTGAATTCTATTCCGTTAATGAACTCAGCTACATTGTCTCCAGAGGGGCAGATATTCTCGGGATTGAGATCATCGGGGATGCTGCGGAAGAGGTGGCTCTTCGGTCACGCGGTACCCCGCGGATTGCGAACCGGCTTCTCAAGCGGGTCAGGGATTTTGCCCAAGTTCGGGGAGATGGGATGATTACGCCTGAAATTGCCAAAGAAGCACTGCACATGATTCAGGTCGATTCCATGGGGTTGGATCAAATCGACCATAAAATGCTGCGAGCCATGATTACCAGCTTTCGCGGTGGGCCGGTGGGCCTTGATACTATTGCAGCTACAATTGGAGAAGAGAGCCAGACGATTGAAGATGTTTATGAACCTTACCTCTTGCAAATCGGCTTTATGCAAAGAACGCCCAGAGGAAGAATGGTTACTCCGGCTGCATACCAGCATTTGGGCCTTCCCATGCCGGAACAGCGCTAA
- a CDS encoding DUF421 domain-containing protein has translation MLTLHVLLLMMRTLIMYGTVFLMLRIMGKREIGQLSIFDLVIFIMIAEVAVIVMEDVERPIFDGIIPIITLVLVQITIALFSLKSRKLRMLIDGQPSLLISKGKINREEMRRQRYNLDDLLMQLRSKNIDSVADVEFAILETSGKLSVFPRTYESPKEEGETTDKDKNLPHTVQEIKVKYESLPVPLIMDGKVQDNNLEKIGKTRFWLKNQIQSKGHRDFKEVFLCSIDHKGRLYIDGGSRST, from the coding sequence ATGCTAACCTTGCATGTTTTGCTCTTGATGATGAGGACATTGATCATGTACGGTACCGTCTTTCTGATGCTGCGTATTATGGGCAAACGTGAAATAGGTCAGCTGTCGATATTTGACCTTGTTATTTTTATCATGATCGCTGAAGTTGCTGTGATTGTGATGGAGGATGTAGAGAGACCGATCTTTGACGGGATCATTCCTATTATTACTTTGGTGCTAGTCCAAATTACAATCGCGCTTTTTTCCTTAAAGAGTCGAAAGCTCCGTATGCTTATTGACGGCCAGCCCAGTCTCTTGATCTCAAAGGGAAAAATCAATCGTGAAGAGATGCGGAGACAGCGGTACAACTTGGATGATCTGCTGATGCAGCTTCGGTCTAAAAATATTGATAGTGTCGCCGATGTTGAATTTGCCATTTTAGAGACCAGCGGCAAGCTGAGTGTGTTTCCTAGAACCTATGAATCCCCCAAAGAGGAGGGAGAGACCACGGATAAAGATAAGAATCTCCCTCATACGGTTCAGGAAATTAAGGTGAAGTATGAATCGCTTCCGGTTCCTTTGATTATGGATGGTAAAGTGCAGGATAATAATTTGGAAAAGATAGGAAAAACCCGATTTTGGCTTAAAAATCAAATTCAGAGCAAGGGGCATCGAGACTTCAAGGAGGTGTTTCTCTGCTCAATTGATCACAAAGGGCGTCTATATATAGACGGAGGCAGCCGGTCTACTTGA
- the tgt gene encoding tRNA guanosine(34) transglycosylase Tgt: MAPAITYEHIKTCKQSGARLGRVHTPHGVIETPIFMPVGTLATVKTMSPEELKEMDARIILSNTYHLFLRPGHEIIREAGGLHKFMNWDRAILTDSGGFQVFSLSEMRKISEEGVHFRSHLNGDKLFLSPEVAMEIQNALGSDIMMAFDECAPYPADHQYVKQSLERTTRWAERCLKSHARPQDQGLFGIVQGGMYEDLRKQSARDLTSLDFPGYAIGGLSVGEPKHLMYEVLDYTVPLLPTDKPRYLMGVGSPDALIEGAIRGIDMFDCVLPTRIARNGTTMTSQGRLVVRNAQYARDFGPLDPECDCYTCRNYSRAYLRHLIKSDETFGLRLTTYHNLHFLLDLMRKVREAIMEDRLLDFRDEFFEQYGLFENNKGF, encoded by the coding sequence TTGGCACCTGCGATTACTTATGAGCATATTAAAACCTGCAAGCAATCCGGAGCGCGGCTGGGACGAGTACATACTCCTCACGGCGTTATAGAGACTCCGATTTTTATGCCGGTAGGCACCTTGGCTACCGTAAAGACTATGAGCCCCGAAGAGCTCAAGGAGATGGATGCACGCATCATTCTGAGCAATACTTATCATCTCTTCTTGAGACCTGGGCATGAGATTATCAGAGAAGCCGGCGGTCTTCATAAGTTCATGAATTGGGATCGTGCAATTTTGACGGATAGCGGTGGATTTCAGGTCTTCTCTCTCAGCGAGATGCGTAAGATAAGTGAGGAGGGCGTGCACTTCCGTTCCCACTTAAACGGGGACAAGCTGTTCTTGTCACCGGAAGTTGCCATGGAGATTCAAAACGCATTAGGTTCGGACATCATGATGGCCTTTGATGAGTGTGCACCTTACCCGGCTGATCATCAATATGTGAAGCAGTCTCTTGAGCGGACAACAAGATGGGCGGAACGGTGTCTGAAAAGCCACGCTCGTCCGCAGGATCAGGGCCTCTTTGGCATTGTGCAGGGCGGTATGTATGAAGACCTTCGCAAACAAAGTGCACGGGATTTGACTTCCCTGGATTTTCCGGGGTATGCTATTGGTGGACTGAGTGTAGGTGAACCCAAACACCTCATGTATGAAGTGCTTGATTATACGGTACCATTACTGCCGACGGACAAGCCGCGCTATTTAATGGGCGTGGGTTCGCCGGATGCGCTGATTGAAGGCGCGATCCGCGGCATCGACATGTTCGATTGCGTGCTTCCGACTCGAATTGCACGCAACGGCACGACGATGACGAGCCAAGGAAGACTAGTGGTCCGTAATGCTCAGTATGCCCGGGACTTCGGTCCGCTTGATCCGGAATGTGACTGCTATACTTGCCGGAATTACTCCCGAGCCTATTTGCGTCATCTGATCAAGAGTGATGAGACATTCGGTCTGCGGTTGACAACCTATCATAACCTGCACTTCTTGCTGGATTTGATGCGTAAAGTGCGGGAAGCCATCATGGAGGATAGGCTTCTCGATTTCCGGGATGAGTTCTTCGAGCAGTACGGTCTGTTTGAGAACAACAAGGGGTTTTAA
- a CDS encoding TIGR04086 family membrane protein, with product MQRISKTFSFRIHGPTLSGLWYAYLWMMIGALALSLLLRFGHFEEEELSGYSYFVHGAAILLGSIISGRRTKRKGWYQGGLTGLFYGILLFVISFLALDSAFSPLELLLIGPAMLIGTVGGIFGKNMSRS from the coding sequence ATGCAGCGGATTTCCAAAACGTTCTCTTTTCGAATCCACGGACCCACACTCTCAGGTTTATGGTACGCGTACCTCTGGATGATGATCGGAGCGCTCGCCCTATCCTTGCTGCTTCGCTTTGGACACTTTGAAGAAGAGGAACTTTCGGGGTATAGTTATTTTGTTCATGGGGCAGCCATACTATTAGGAAGTATAATTTCCGGAAGACGGACAAAACGAAAAGGCTGGTATCAGGGGGGCCTAACCGGACTTTTTTACGGCATTCTGTTGTTCGTTATTAGTTTTCTGGCACTCGACTCTGCTTTTTCGCCTTTGGAATTACTCCTCATTGGTCCCGCTATGCTAATCGGTACTGTAGGTGGCATATTTGGCAAAAATATGAGCAGGTCTTAA
- the ruvA gene encoding Holliday junction branch migration protein RuvA: MIDFLRGTVAHLETEYIVLDVQGVGYRVFCPNPYAFAKSEGTVTVYIHHHVREDAILLFGFASREEQKLFRKLIDVNGIGPRVALGILGGGTPDTVVSAIYQENITFLTKLPGIGKKTAQRIILDLKDKLDGIATGAVMIPSDTEVDLFNLGSEGWPEAKEGLKALGYTDVELDKVWHQLKDNVTPDESVDSVMKKALKLLYAG, from the coding sequence ATGATTGACTTTTTGAGAGGAACGGTTGCCCATTTGGAAACCGAATATATCGTGTTAGACGTACAAGGTGTAGGATACCGTGTATTTTGCCCGAATCCCTATGCATTTGCCAAAAGTGAAGGCACAGTAACGGTTTATATTCACCACCACGTTCGGGAAGATGCGATCTTATTGTTTGGCTTTGCAAGCCGGGAAGAACAGAAATTGTTCCGTAAGCTGATTGATGTGAACGGCATTGGTCCGCGGGTAGCTTTAGGCATTCTTGGTGGAGGCACCCCAGACACTGTCGTCTCGGCGATTTACCAGGAGAATATTACATTCCTAACCAAGCTGCCGGGAATTGGCAAGAAGACTGCCCAAAGAATCATTCTAGATTTGAAGGACAAGCTCGATGGTATCGCTACAGGAGCTGTAATGATCCCGTCAGATACAGAGGTTGATCTGTTCAACCTGGGCTCTGAGGGATGGCCTGAAGCGAAGGAAGGGCTTAAGGCGCTTGGTTATACAGATGTGGAGCTGGACAAGGTATGGCACCAACTGAAGGATAACGTAACTCCTGATGAATCGGTGGACTCCGTCATGAAGAAGGCGCTTAAGCTGCTGTATGCCGGTTGA